The Mercenaria mercenaria strain notata chromosome 10, MADL_Memer_1, whole genome shotgun sequence genome contains a region encoding:
- the LOC123559747 gene encoding uncharacterized protein LOC123559747 isoform X2, translating into MILDDNQKKLRKQKILINKLRRHGTLPPEDTYAVSETDVQSANSTKLASQSKESLREQFPNLSETEIQILHGVGKTDSEDKKAKSDLQEKKLQIYHSWHDVQDTLDDVTNKMDDVEKSILLEMNKAHENSSFLSNTQTRLKNPPKNSTEVFNIADGFVRRIIKVAKQLSYFRSVDKDDQVALLKGSVVEIMMLRSAVNFDVKTETWNLSTASCIKNTAGSDLSSNSSSPGSAGSMSNSSFEFSPPPGGLDINKLREAAMSGADLNTLRNMARQSSHAENKSSEHHGLPAGSDVETLKQKYHGLPAGSDVETLKQKYHGLPAGSDVETLEQKYHGLPAGSDVETLKQKYYGISASSDAETLKQKYHGLPAGVDAETLKQKYRGISASSDAETLKQKYHGLPAGVDAETLKHKYGLSIEQMKQKLGMKEEAQRDYSGLDGLRNAAKAAGFDVDALRKAAMGGASLEQLSQLAHGGRAGGSQEMPLNLQMKEETAQSTSGTSISSEFLKLGNSETKTMFLTYIKFIKSLMSTISGDLMILKFLVMLALFSPDRQGIQNPSVIERYQELYANTLKKYIDLVFPNERNMFARCIMKLTDLRNVNEVHTKMLLKMQVEDIEPLLVEIFDLPQ; encoded by the coding sequence ATGACAATCAGAAAAAACTTAGGAAGCAGAAAATACTCATTAACAAATTACGTCGACATGGAACTCTTCCTCCGGAAGACACATATGCTGTATCGGAGACTGATGTACAATCTGCAAACAGTACAAAACTTGCTTCACAGAGCAAAGAATCCCTTAGGGAACAATTTCCAAATCTCTCAGAGACTGAAATTCAAATACTTCATGGTGTTGGTAAAACAGATTCAGAGGATAAAAAAGCAAAGTcagatttacaagaaaaaaaattgcaaatttatcaCTCATGGCATGATGTGCAAGACACACTTGATGATGTGACTAATAAAATGGACGATGTTGAGAAATCAATATTGCTTGAGATGAACAAAGCTCACGAAAATTCTTCATTCCTTTCTAATACTCAGACAAGATTAAAAAATCCTCCTAAAAATTCGACTGAAGTGTTCAACATTGCAGATGGATTTGTTCGTAGAATTATCAAAGTTGCAAAGCAGCTTAGTTATTTCCGTTCAGTTGACAAGGATGATCAAGTTGCGTTGTTAAAGGGATCAGTAGTAGAAATAATGATGCTCAGATCGGCAGTGAATTTTGATGTGAAAACTGAGACCTGGAATTTAAGTACAGCAAGCTGTATAAAAAATACAGCTGGTAGTGACTTATCATCAAACTCGTCGTCACCAGGATCAGCAGGTAGTATGTCTAATTCCTCTTTCGAATTTTCTCCACCACCAGGAGGCCTGGATATTAACAAACTTAGAGAGGCTGCTATGAGTGGAGCAGATTTAAATACTCTGCGTAACATGGCTAGACAGTCATCTCATGCAGAAAATAAATCTTCTGAACACCATGGATTACCAGCAGGTAGTGATGTTGAAACTTTGAAACAGAAGTACCATGGATTGCCAGCAGGTAGTGATGTTGAAACTTTGAAACAGAAGTACCATGGATTACCAGCAGGTAGTGATGTTGAAACTTTGGAACAGAAGTACCATGGATTGCCAGCAGGTAGTGATGTTGAAACTTTGAAACAGAAGTACTATGGAATATCAGCGAGTAGTGATGCTGAAACTCTAAAACAGAAGTACCATGGATTGCCAGCAGGTGTAGATGCTGAAACTCTGAAACAGAAGTACCGTGGAATATCAGCGAGTAGTGATGCTGAAACTCTGAAACAGAAGTACCATGGATTGCCAGCAGGTGTAGATGCTGAAACTCTGAAACATAAGTATGGTTTAAGCATTGAACAGATGAAACAGAAACTTGGCATGAAGGAAGAAGCGCAGAGAGATTACAGTGGTCTTGATGGTCTAAGGAATGCTGCTAAAGCTGCGGGGTTTGACGTTGATGCTCTCAGAAAGGCAGCAATGGGTGGTGCATCTTTGGAGCAACTTTCTCAATTGGCTCATGGAGGTAGAGCTGGTGGCTCACAGGAAATGCCTTTAAACTTGCAGATGAAAGAAGAGACAGCACAGTCTACATCTGGGACAAGCATCTCTTCGGAGTTTCTAAAACTAGGAAACAGTGAAACTAAGACAATGTTTCTCACTTACATCAAGttcataaaatcattaatgaGCACAATATCTGGAGATTTGATGATTCTGAAATTCTTAGTAATGTTGGCATTGTTTTCGCCGGATAGACAAGGTATTCAGAACCCTAGTGTCATAGAAAGATACCAAGAACTATATGCGAACACATTGAAAAAGTATATTGACCTTGTGTTTCCGAATGAGAGGAACATGTTCGCACGCTGCATAATGAAATTGACTGATTTACGTAATGTAAATGAAGTTCATACAAAAATGCTCCTCAAGATGCAAGTTGAAGATATTGAACCACTGCTTGTTGAAATCTTCGATCTTCCACAGTAA